A single genomic interval of Penaeus chinensis breed Huanghai No. 1 chromosome 23, ASM1920278v2, whole genome shotgun sequence harbors:
- the LOC125037412 gene encoding presenilins-associated rhomboid-like protein, mitochondrial yields the protein MTVLSRLQAAAPMVRQLHRTQVWGWLVRGSDAQHSLIARGLRQPRGRSRQGGMNLAPQTALETAQESQAGSSLLKGVLFTAGFCGTTFVGAAIWQYETLRSHLSQRSWTDWVNKQWNEMEGWQHKQGDIRKEINKWWNDLTEGQKVFWPICFINTVVFACWNNPALQRTMLKYFCSNPAARAVCWPMFLSTFSHFAFFHLAMNMYVLHSFSTGVCASLGREQFLAMYLSGGVVSSLASHVFKVAMRCPGPSLGASGAIMALLGYFCTQNPNAQLGIVFIPGINFSADSALKAVMCLDAVGIALGWRTFDHAAHLGGALFGLLYALYGTKYIWGNREPIMRQWHEIRSKANERLDGKPKDE from the coding sequence ATGACTGTGCTATCACGGTTACAAGCAGCTGCCCCTATGGTGAGGCAGCTACACAGAACTCAAGTTTGGGGATGGCTTGTTAGAGGCAGTGATGCGCAACACAGTTTAATAGCACGAGGGCTAAGACAGCCTCGAGGAAGGAGCAGGCAGGGAGGAATGAACCTGGCTCCGCAGACAGCTTTGGAAACTGCTCAGGAAAGTCAGGCAGGGTCAAGCCTGCTGAAGGGTGTGTTATTTACCGCTGGCTTTTGTGGCACGACTTTCGTTGGTGCGGCAATCTGGCAGTATGAGACACTTCGGTCTCACCTGAGCCAGAGGTCATGGACAGACTGGGTTAATAAACAGTGGAATGAAATGGAAGGATGGCAGCACAAGCAAGGAGACATtagaaaggaaattaataaatggTGGAATGATCTCACAGAGGGACAGAAAGTCTTCTGGCCAATATGTTTTATCAACACCGTTGTGTTTGCCTGTTGGAATAATCCAGCCCTTCAAAGAACGATGTTGAAATATTTCTGTTCAAACCCAGCAGCTCGAGCTGTATGTTGGCCAATGTTCCTTTCTACTTTCAGTCACTTTGCATTCTTCCATCTGGCAATGAACATGTATGTGCTACACAGCTTCAGTACTGGTGTTTGTGCTTCGTTAGGTAGAGAACAGTTTCTTGCCATGTATCTAAGTGGAGGTGTCGTGTCCTCTTTAGCCAGCCATGTCTTCAAAGTAGCAATGAGGTGTCCTGGACCATCATTAGGAGCTTCAGGAGCCATCATGGCCCTTCTAGGTTATTTCTGCACACAGAATCCAAATGCACAGCTCGGCATTGTCTTCATCCCAGGAATAAATTTCTCTGCTGACAGTGCTCTCAAAGCCGTCATGTGCCTGGATGCTGTGGGGATTGCCCTAGGGTGGCGTACATTTGATCATGCTGCCCATCTGGGAGGAGCTCTCTTCGGTTTGCTGTATGCTCTGTATGGGACAAAATACATTTGGGGGAACAGAGAGCCCATCATGAGGCAATGGCATGAAATTAGAAGTAAAGCCAATGAGAGGCTTGATGGGAAACCAAAAGATGAGTGA
- the LOC125037312 gene encoding sec1 family domain-containing protein 1-like, which translates to MASLREKQIASLRRMINLNSGVGNTTVASETTFSVLIYDKHGQDIISPLLSVKDLREMGITLHMLLHGERGEVPDVPAIYFCQPTEENLIRIGQDFSDGLYSSYYLNFISPISRQKMEDLALAALQAGCQSNIKKVFDQYVNFISLEDDMFTLKHQGSDTLSYYAINRGDVKDSDIDHIMDSIVDSLFSVFVNLGQVPIIRCQRGNAAESVAERLDKKLRENLRDTRNSFFTGLSTDSFAAGQLSFQRPLLVLVDRNVDLATPLHHTWTYQALAHDVLNLSLNRVSVTEQDPSHMSNRSKTKEYDLNNADNFWSTHKGSAFPDVAAAVENELEDYKKAETHIKGLKSDLPDEDAIDLLSDNTAKLTSAITSLPELLKKKANIDKHMSIAMALLNSIKSRKLDVFFETEEKIMGRATLEKPLLEIINDPECGTPLDKLRVFLILYLCSNTMTDPEFNDYAKALADAGADTKALLYMKRWKSLIKMTAGGGMSEYTGGVAKTVSMFSKLMNQGSALVVEGVNFVLKENKLPITRIVDHLMELKNSEEEKEYKYFDPKMLRPGDGSVAGARTRTPFQESVVFVVGGGNYMEYNNLVNYAKKKAGATNKKIIYGCTDVVNAEQFLNQLSKLGNDIS; encoded by the exons ATGGCAAGTCTTCGGGAAAAGCAAATAG CATCGCTGCGGCGGATGATAAATCTGAACAGTGGTGTGGGAAATACCACTGTAGCCAGTGAAACAACTTTTTCTGTCCTGATTTACGACAAGCATGGCCAAGATATCATTTCTCCACTTCTCTCAGTCAAGGACCTGCGAGAGATGGGAATCACACTACATAT GCTTCTGCACGGTGAAAGAGGAGAAGTGCCAGATGTGCCGGCAATATACTTTTGCCAACCAACGGAAGAAAACTTGATTCGCATCGGACAGGACTTCTCTGACGGCTTATATTCCTCTTATTACCTCAACTTTATATCTCCAATCAGTCGACAGAAAATGGAAGATTTGGCCCTTGCTGCTCTACAGGCTGGGTGTCAGAGTAATATTAAGAAA GTATTTGACCAGTATGTCAATTTCATCAGTTTAGAGGATGATATGTTCACACTGAAACACCAGGGTTCTGATACTCTCTCATATTATG ctATTAATCGCGGTGATGTTAAGGACTCAGACATTGATCACATCATGGACTCCATCGTGGACAGCCTCTTCTCAGTGTTTGTCAACTTAG GTCAAGTTCCAATCATTAGGTGCCAAAGGGGCAATGCAGCAGAAAGTGTTGCAGAAAGGCTGGACAAGAAGTTACGAGAAAATTTACGCGACACAAGGAATTCCTTTTTCACTGGTCTCTCCACAGATTCATTTGCAGCCGGACAGTTAAG TTTCCAAAGACCTCTCCTCGTGTTAGTTGACCGCAACGTTGACCTTGCAACCCCCCTGCATCACACCTGGACCTACCAAGCCCTTGCTCATGATGTACTGAATCTGAGCTTGAATCGAGTCTCAGTGACAGAGCAAGACCCCAGCCACATGTCcaacagaagcaaaacaaaagaatatgATCTCAATAATGCAGATAATTTTTGGAGCACTCACAAAg gTAGTGCTTTCCCTGATGTAGCCGCAGCTGTGGAGAATGAGCTTGAGGACTACAAGAAAGCTGAGACTCACATCAAAGGCCTGAAGAGCGACCTGCCAGATGAGGACGCAATTGATCTCCTGAGTGACAACACCGCCAAGTTGACCTCAGCCATCACTTCCCTTCCGGAACTGCTTAAAAAGAAAGCCAACATCGACAAGCACATGAGCATCGCCATGG CCTTGTTGAACAGCATCAAATCAAGGAAGCTTGATGTCTTCTTTGAGACAGAGGAGAAGATCATGGGTCGTGCTACCTTAGAGAAACCTTTATTAGAA ATAATAAATGACCCAGAGTGTGGTACTCCCTTGGACAAACTGCGTGTCTTCCTGATATTGTACCTTTGTTCAAATACCATGACCGATCCAGAGTTCAATGACTATGCGAAAGCTTTAGCTGATGCAGGAGCTGACACCAAAGCTCTACTGTACATGAAGAGATGGAAATCTCTTATAAAG ATGACTGCAGGAGGTGGAATGTCTGAATATACTGGTGGTGTGGCAAAGACTGTGTCCATGTTCTCTAAGCTGATGAACCAGGGATCTGCTCTGGTGGTGGAAGGAGTCAATTTTGTGCTTAAGGAAAAT AAATTGCCAATTACTAGAATTGTTGACCATTTGATGGAGCTGAAAAacagtgaagaagagaaagagtacaaGTACTTTGACCCCAAGATGTTACGACCGGGAGATGGCAGTGTGGCTGGAGCACGAACAAGAACACCATTCCAG GAGTCAGTTGTGTTTGTTGTAGGCGGTGGCAACTACATGGAATACAATAACCTTGTTAATTATGCCAAGAAGAAAGCTGGtgctacaaacaaaaaaattatctatGGCTGCACCGATGTTGTCAATGCTGAACAGTTTCTTAATCAG CTCTCCAAACTTGGTAATGACATTTCCTGA
- the LOC125037313 gene encoding selenocysteine-specific elongation factor-like: protein MSSKILNFNVGVLGHVDSGKTSLAKALSTVASTACFDKNPQSKERGITIDLGFSSFLVDASDSIKDAGYEKTQFTLVDCPGHASLIRTIIGGAQIIDAMMLVVDVTKGMQTQTAECLVIGEILCDHLLVVLNKVDLLPVEKQKAGIEKMTKKILLTLQQTKFANAKVIAVAAKPGGPEAPDVEPVGVKELIESLTAFSYVPKRDAVGPFIFAVDHCFSIRGQGTVLTGTVLQGAVAINDNIEIPSLKITKKVKSMQMFRKPVEKAIQGDRVGICVTQFDPKQLERGVVGTPGLIQTAYGVLAEVEKINYYKLSIETKAKFHISIGHETVLAKVSFFGTEDKLETKDGFLYDINYKHQSELIPLKSLDQEATYKPQHQFAVIEFERPIQITPNSMLIGSKLDLDVNTKLCRLAFKGKPLEIFTDKNYHDTQLEKVKVYKNKSKEGIVERMTNEYEVIVKNLLKKDTNSQLFIGLKVKFSTGEDGVIEGTFGQGGKIKVRVTDGLQDKTKDALKKLSGGKKKGKGAQENQNPSENAEPVRVVLNFKKYMYSNTKKIVQT, encoded by the coding sequence ATGAGCAGCAAAATTTTGAACTTCAACGTAGGTGTGCTGGGACATGTCGACAGTGGCAAGACATCCTTAGCCAAAGCCCTTAGTACTGTAGCCAGCACTGCCTGCTTTGACAAGAACCCGCAGTCAAAGGAGAGAGGAATTACCATTGATCTTGGGTTCAGTTCATTTCTCGTTGATGCCTCAGACAGCATTAAAGATGCTGGCTACGAAAAGACTCAGTTCACATTGGTTGACTGTCCTGGGCATGCATCTCTCATCAGGACCATTATTGGTGGGGCACAGATTATTGATGCAATGATGTTGGTTGTGGATGTCACGAAAGGCATGCAGACTCAAACAGCAGAATGCCTTGTTATTGGTGAGATTTTGTGTGATCACTTGCTTGTAGTATTAAATAAAGTTGATTTATTACCTGTAGAAAAACAGAAGGCTGGCATTGAGAAGATGACAAAGAAAATCTTGCTTACTCTCCAGCAGACTAAATTTGCCAATGCTAAAGTGATCGCAGTAGCAGCAAAACCTGGTGGGCCAGAAGCACCTGATGTAGAACCAGTTGGTGTAAAGGAACTTATTGAATCACTAACAGCATTTTCTTATGTTCCTAAGAGAGATGCAGTTGGACCTTTTATTTTTGCAGTAGACCACTGCTTTAGCATAAGAGGCCAAGGAACAGTCCTCACTGGTACAGTGCTTCAAGGAGCTGTTGccataaatgataatattgagattCCAAGTCTCAAGATTACAAAAAAGGTTAAATCAATGCAGATGTTCAGAAAACCTGTTGAGAAAGCAATACAAGGAGACAGAGTTGGAATATGTGTGACACAATTTGACCCAAAACAGCTAGAAAGAGGGGTAGTTGGTACACCAGGGCTCATTCAAACTGCATATGGTGTTCTTGCTGAAGTAGAGAAAATCAATTATTATAAACTTTCCATTGAGACAAAAGCTAAGTTTCACATTAGTATTGGTCATGAGACTGTTTTAGCTAAGGTTTCATTCTTTGGAACTGAAGATAAACTTGAAACAAAAGATGGATTTTTGTATGATATTAATTACAAACATCAAAGTGAGTTAATACCTCTAAAATCTCTTGATCAGGAAGCTACTTACAAACCACAGCATCAATTTGCTGTCATAGAATTTGAGAGACCAATTCAGATAACACCTAATTCAATGCTAATTGGTTCTAAGCTGGACTTGGATGTCAACACAAAGTTGTGTCGGCTTGCTTTCAAAGGGAAACCCCTTGAAATCTTCACTGACAAGAACTATCATGACACCCAACTCGAAAAAGTAAaagtatacaaaaacaaaagtaaagaagGTATTGTAGAGAGAATGACAAATGAGTATGAAGTCATTGTCAAAAATCTGTTGAAGAAAGACACAAATAGCCAGCTGTTCATTGGTCTTAAGGTAAAGTTCTCAACCGGGGAAGATGGTGTGATTGAAGGGACTTTTGGACAAGGTGGTAAGATAAAGGTCAGAGTGACTGATGGTTTGCAAGATAAAACTAAAGATGCACTAAAAAAACTATCaggtggaaagaagaaaggaaaaggggcacAGGAAAACCAGAACCCAAGTGAAAATGCAGAACCAGTGAGAGTTGttcttaattttaaaaaatatatgtatagtaatacAAAGAAGATTGTTCAGACGTGA
- the LOC125037314 gene encoding UPF0488 protein C8orf33 homolog, giving the protein MPPKPRQRVRKGPPPKVVTKPNPQEDTDEAATLDKFALELRWCLQQIELSMEKKQGNSKQSEELMKSHLTLSNNKTPTVKKRQLMRSMFGDYRKKMADEEETFKIEKPKMNAKITAPQQSKCVKKSTKKVDQQTVTNTAEDNSNGEKAKEAGISESQQEESDAKEGGAKEGGAKEGDAKEGGAKESDAKEGDAKESGAKEGGAKEGANLSTSGAVVDGKENLEEPPKPTDTFKFKSTGNEFRFNFSMSK; this is encoded by the exons ATGCCTCCCAAACCAAGACAGAGG GTGAGAAAAGGCCCACCTCCCAAGGTTGTGACTAAACCAAACCCTCAGGAAGACACAGATGAAGCCGCAACACTAGATAAATTTGCCCTCGAGTTAAGATGGTGTTTACAGCAGATAGAACTCAGCATGGAGAAGAAGCAGGGAAATTCCAAACAAA GTGAGGAATTGATGAAGAGTCACTTGACTTTATCGAACAACAAGACTCCCACGGTGAAGAAAAGACAGCTCATGAGGTCAATGTTTGGGGACTACAGGAAGAAGATGGCCGACGAAGAAGAGACATTTAAGATTG AAAAACCCAAAATGAATGCAAAGATTACTGCCCCACAGCAGTCAAAATGTGTGAAAAAATCAACTAAAAAAGTTGACCAGCAAACAGTTACTAATACAGCAGAAGACAATTCAAAtggagaaaaggcaaaagaagcTGGAATTTCCGAGTCCCAGCAAGAGGAAAGTGATGCCAAGGAAGGTGGTGCCAAGGAAGGTGGTGCCAAGGAAGGTGATGCCAAGGAAGGTGGTGCCAAGGAAAGTGATGCCAAGGAAGGTGATGCCAAGGAAAGTGGTGCCAAAGAAGGTGGTGCCAAGGAAGGTGCCAATCTCAGTACTTCTGGAGCAGTTGTTGATGGAAAAGAAAATCTCGAGGAACCGCCAAAGCCTACAGATACCTTCAAGTTCAAGTCAACAGGAAACGAGTTTAGATTTAACTTTTCGATGTCAAAGTAG